A single Ruficoccus amylovorans DNA region contains:
- a CDS encoding PEP-CTERM sorting domain-containing protein, whose amino-acid sequence MYTKQLLLGLLCSTAALQAEVSLNWIGGDNTVHAEFNYYSTFSSNGTATGADSYVVKDNDGNVVSGGLAGLDGPDIMSLNGKTQRFSDGSDHWLETTANWDLSIWMPGISGYETQEFCVQISYFAYFDGSSYDYAWRQNYDLGISTYNLDADTASSILGTIHSDSFVDTDNGIVTEVFTFTVGNAADGVFIDIGATPGLSVDNPSYITWIEIDSVSYDAVPEPSTYGMLTGLAVIALLVFRRRRHAAA is encoded by the coding sequence ATGTACACCAAACAGCTGCTTCTGGGGCTACTCTGCTCGACCGCCGCGCTACAGGCGGAAGTCAGCCTCAACTGGATCGGGGGAGACAACACAGTTCACGCCGAGTTCAACTACTACTCGACCTTCTCCTCTAACGGCACCGCCACGGGAGCCGATTCCTACGTCGTCAAGGACAACGACGGCAACGTCGTCTCCGGCGGCCTCGCCGGGCTTGACGGCCCCGACATCATGAGTCTCAACGGCAAGACCCAACGCTTTAGCGATGGGTCCGACCACTGGCTCGAAACCACCGCGAACTGGGACCTGAGCATCTGGATGCCCGGCATCTCCGGCTATGAGACGCAGGAGTTCTGCGTGCAGATCTCGTACTTCGCCTACTTCGATGGCTCCAGCTATGACTACGCCTGGCGGCAGAACTACGACCTGGGTATCAGCACCTACAACCTCGACGCCGACACCGCCAGCTCGATCCTTGGCACCATCCACAGTGACAGCTTCGTCGATACCGATAACGGCATCGTAACCGAAGTCTTCACCTTCACCGTGGGCAACGCCGCCGATGGCGTTTTTATCGACATCGGCGCCACCCCCGGCCTGAGCGTGGACAACCCGTCCTACATCACCTGGATCGAGATCGATTCGGTTTCCTACGACGCCGTCCCCGAGCCCTCCACCTACGGCATGCTCACCGGCCTGGCCGTGATCGCGCTGCTGGTTTTCCGCCGCCGTCGCCACGCCGCCGCCTGA